A window from Drosophila kikkawai strain 14028-0561.14 chromosome 2L, DkikHiC1v2, whole genome shotgun sequence encodes these proteins:
- the LOC108077345 gene encoding E3 ubiquitin-protein ligase Kcmf1-like produces MEVSMGHQNICCDGCQRVEFRGRRFRCMRCTNYDLCGDCYDQQIETQAHSIDHPMQLIPEPGQEPGLQLGNEMLELVHLSNCYTCPYCGLFGCSAKQLIKHVYDQHRLSEGYVACPMCASLPSVELLAIRNLSRHLLLNHIDQANQLEPDTPPLRRIMTRSLQRIRRRRQQPQQQSSREIPAILAIDDVAMPPEHQDRTENEESLNSSVDPSAKQPREGYLLGQWVAEQERIYRNAESSVIQRRQHALFTEHLLLSMLSAEELQLPEKKQSEMERSLKHQKELTSVMSLMSLPWTRLRQVTQWEGKRLLSSTVGELDVDLIRDQIAWLERAEAGSEEEEAID; encoded by the coding sequence ATGGAAGTCTCCATGGGGCACCAGAACATCTGCTGCGACGGCTGCCAGAGGGTGGAGTTCCGAGGACGGCGCTTCCGCTGCATGCGCTGCACGAACTATGACCTGTGCGGCGATTGCTACGACCAGCAGATCGAGACGCAGGCGCACAGCATCGACCATCCCATGCAGCTAATCCCGGAGCCCGGCCAGGAGCCTGGCCTGCAACTCGGCAACGAAATGCTCGAGCTGGTGCACCTGTCCAACTGCTACACCTGCCCCTACTGCGGCCTCTTTGGGTGCTCGGCCAAGCAGCTGATCAAGCACGTGTACGACCAGCACCGCCTCTCCGAGGGCTACGTGGCCTGTCCGATGTGCGCCAGCCTGCCGTCCGTCGAACTGCTGGCGATCCGCAACCTGTCGCGTCACCTGCTGCTCAACCACATCGACCAGGCCAATCAGCTGGAGCCGGACACGCCGCCACTGCGCCGGATAATGACCAGGAGCTTGCAGCGCATCCGCCGACGCCgccagcagccacagcagcaatCATCAAGGGAGATTCCTGCCATTCTGGCCATCGATGACGTGGCCATGCCCCCGGAGCACCAAGATCGCACGGAGAACGAAGAGAGCTTAAACTCCAGCGTGGACCCATCAGCCAAACAGCCTCGGGAGGGCTATCTCCTGGGGCAATGGGTTGCGGAGCAGGAACGCATCTACCGGAATGCAGAGAGCTCAGTCATTCAGAGGCGCCAGCATGCACTCTTCACAGAGCACCTCCTGCTATCCATGCTCAGTGCCGAGGAGCTGCAGCTGCCGGAGAAAAAGCAGTCAGAGATGGAACGGAGCCTGAAACACCAAAAGGAGCTGACCTCAGTCATGTCACTGATGTCCTTACCATGGACCAGGCTGCGGCAGGTCACCCAATGGGAGGGCAAGAGGCTACTGAGCTCCACCGTGGGTGAACTCGATGTGGATTTAATACGGGATCAGATAGCCTGGTTGGAAAGGGCTGAGGCGGggtcggaggaggaggaggccatAGACTAG
- the LOC108077346 gene encoding heterogeneous nuclear ribonucleoprotein A1 produces the protein MKFFVVFIALFALVAASPQWGFDQGQQQQQQERGFGGGFGGGFGGEQQQQQQEGGFGGFGGGFGEQQQQQQNGFGGFGEQQQQQQEGFGGFGDQQQQQQGGW, from the exons ATGAAATTTTTC GTTGTATTCATTGCGCTCTTTGCCCTGGTTGCGGCGTCTCCTCAATGGGGATTCGATCaaggacagcagcagcagcagcaggaaagaGGTTTTGGTGGTGGATTTGGAGGTGGATTCGGTGGtgaacagcaacagcagcagcaggaaggaGGTTTTGGTGGATTCGGAGGTGGCTTCGgagaacagcaacagcagcagcaaaatgGATTCGGTGGCTTCGgagaacagcaacagcagcagcaagaagGATTCGGTGGCTTCGGAgatcagcaacagcaacagcaaggaGGATGGTAA
- the LOC108077373 gene encoding antifungal protein produces MKFFIVFFALIAVVLAGGYGGNQGRGQGGHGQQGFGQGGHGQQGFGQGGHGQQGFGQGGHGQQGFGQQGHGQQGFGGHGQGGHGQQGHGHGGRY; encoded by the exons ATGAAATTCTTC ATTGTCTTCTTTGCCCTGATCGCTGTTGTGTTGGCAGGTGGATACGGTGGTAATCAAGGACGTGGCCAGGGTGGACATGGCCAGCAAGGATTCGGCCAGGGCGGACATGGCCAGCAAGGATTCGGTCAGGGCGGACATGGCCAACAAGGATTCGGCCAGGGCGGACATGGCCAGCAAGGATTCGGCCAGCAGGGACATGGCCAGCAAGGATTCGGTGGACATGGCCAGGGTGGTCACGGCCAGCAAGGACACGGACATGGCGGACGCTACTAA
- the LOC138929023 gene encoding uncharacterized protein, which yields MKDTAHAHGAPGWRPGTRRMAKSDDGTGGLSFSCWVNVYVAFRCLLHSPNWESSHCYINKQTLQRDSKQIHIRQWTSRAVCCSFRFCSLALRHVRPQPRPLLCRPAPLGAPDSPHRHQEQ from the exons ATGAAGGATACAGCACATGCCCACGGAGCACCGGGTTGGAGACCGGGCACAAGAAGAATGGCGAAGAGTGATGATGGGACAGGTGGCCTCAGCTTTAGCTGTTGGGTCAACGTATATGTTGCATTTCGCTGCCTTCTTCATAGTCCCAATTGGGAGTCCTCACA TTGCTATATAAACAAGCAGACGCTTCAACGAGATTCAAAACAAATCCACATTCGACAATGGACATCAAGAGCTGT CTGCTGTTCCTTTCGCTTCTGTTCGCTGGCGCTGCGGCACGTCCGGCCCCAGCCACGCCCACTACTTTGCCGCCCTGCACCCCTTGGTGCGCCGGACAGCCCCCACCGCCACCAGGAGCAGTAA